One segment of Chroococcidiopsis sp. TS-821 DNA contains the following:
- the aspS gene encoding aspartate--tRNA ligase, with protein sequence MRTHYCGELRSSNIGETVTLNGWVDRRRDHGGVIFLDLRDRTGIVQIVSDPQRTPGSYAQADALRNEYVVQITGRVTQRPSESLNPRLPTGEIEIYADEIQLLNAVHKQLPFQVATADTETVREDLRLKYRYLDIRTSRMSRNLQLRHQVVKAIRRYLEDECNFIEVETPILTRSTPEGARDYLVPSRVNPGEWFALPQSPQLFKQLLMVSGCDRYYQIARCFRDEDLRADRQPEFTQLDMEMSFMSQAEILALNEGLVCHIFKSVKGIELPHPFPRLTWAEAMERYGSDKPDTRFGLELVNVSDLVKDSGFKVFSGAIAAGGTVKVLPIPHGNDIISNVRIKPGGDLFKEATEAGAKGLAYIRVRDDGEIDTIGAIKDNLTAEQKHELLQRTGAQAGHLLLFGAGDSATVNKTLDRLRQVLGRELGLIDPDKINLLWVTDFPMFEWNADEKRLEALHHPFTAPHPDDLHDLKTARAQAYDLVLNGVEIGGGSLRIYQREIQEQVFSAIGLSQAQAQNKFGFLLEAFEYGTPPHGGIAYGLDRLVMLLAGEESIRDVIAFPKTQQARCLLTDAPSSVDDKQLKELQVVSTYKPKA encoded by the coding sequence ATGCGAACTCACTATTGCGGCGAATTGCGTTCCTCAAATATTGGAGAAACTGTCACCCTGAATGGTTGGGTAGACCGTCGCCGCGATCATGGAGGCGTAATATTTTTAGATTTACGCGATCGCACTGGAATTGTGCAAATTGTCAGCGATCCGCAACGCACACCAGGCTCGTACGCGCAAGCTGATGCGCTGCGAAATGAATACGTCGTTCAGATTACCGGAAGAGTAACTCAGCGTCCATCTGAATCGCTCAATCCGCGCCTACCTACAGGTGAAATTGAAATCTACGCCGATGAAATTCAACTACTTAACGCGGTACACAAGCAATTACCGTTTCAAGTCGCCACAGCAGATACCGAGACAGTACGCGAGGACTTGCGGCTGAAATATCGCTATTTAGACATTCGCACCAGTCGCATGAGTCGCAATTTGCAATTGCGCCACCAAGTCGTCAAAGCAATTCGGCGTTACCTCGAAGATGAATGCAACTTCATTGAAGTTGAAACGCCGATTCTGACACGTTCGACCCCAGAAGGCGCCAGGGATTACCTCGTTCCCAGTCGCGTCAATCCTGGTGAATGGTTTGCATTACCGCAGTCACCGCAGTTGTTTAAACAATTGCTAATGGTGTCAGGATGCGATCGCTACTATCAAATTGCCCGTTGTTTCCGCGATGAAGACTTGCGCGCCGACAGACAACCAGAGTTTACGCAACTCGATATGGAAATGAGTTTCATGTCGCAAGCCGAAATTCTCGCACTCAACGAAGGTTTAGTTTGTCATATCTTCAAATCGGTTAAGGGTATTGAACTACCACATCCTTTCCCGCGCTTGACATGGGCAGAGGCGATGGAACGTTACGGTAGCGATAAACCAGATACGCGCTTTGGTTTGGAACTGGTGAATGTTTCTGATTTAGTTAAAGATTCAGGGTTCAAAGTTTTCTCAGGGGCGATCGCCGCTGGCGGTACAGTCAAAGTGCTGCCAATTCCTCACGGAAACGACATTATTTCCAACGTCCGCATCAAACCTGGTGGCGATTTATTCAAAGAAGCTACCGAAGCAGGTGCTAAAGGTTTAGCTTATATTCGCGTACGCGATGATGGTGAAATTGATACGATCGGCGCAATTAAAGACAATCTTACCGCTGAACAAAAGCACGAATTGTTGCAACGCACAGGTGCGCAAGCGGGACATTTATTACTGTTTGGTGCAGGCGATAGCGCAACTGTGAATAAAACGTTAGACCGACTGCGACAAGTCCTAGGACGCGAATTAGGGCTAATTGACCCTGATAAAATTAACTTGCTGTGGGTGACAGATTTTCCCATGTTTGAGTGGAATGCTGACGAAAAGCGTTTAGAAGCGCTGCATCACCCTTTTACCGCACCGCACCCAGATGACTTGCACGATCTTAAAACCGCGCGCGCGCAAGCGTATGATTTGGTCTTAAATGGTGTTGAAATAGGCGGCGGAAGTCTGCGGATTTATCAACGCGAAATTCAAGAACAAGTATTTAGCGCGATCGGACTTTCCCAAGCGCAAGCGCAAAATAAATTTGGCTTTCTTCTAGAAGCGTTTGAGTATGGAACGCCACCTCACGGTGGAATTGCTTACGGTTTAGATCGTTTGGTAATGTTACTTGCAGGTGAAGAATCGATTCGCGATGTTATAGCGTTCCCCAAAACACAACAAGCGCGCTGTTTGTTAACTGACGCGCCTTCGAGTGTGGATGATAAGCAGTTGAAGGAATTGCAGGTTGTTTCGACGTATAAGCCTAAAGCTTAG
- a CDS encoding amidase family protein translates to MSAFFNANLKNYFAAFAERDRLTAQMDRELEACDALLCPVTMTSAFTHRPTGIAIEIDEKNVPYLMASGAYTIPFSFTGHPVVVIPIGSTENGLPIGMQIVGQRWCEMKLLAIAQHLHQIIGAFQHPPDY, encoded by the coding sequence TTGTCAGCGTTTTTCAACGCAAATCTCAAAAACTATTTTGCCGCGTTCGCCGAACGCGATCGCTTAACTGCGCAAATGGATCGCGAACTTGAAGCATGCGATGCATTACTATGCCCAGTTACGATGACATCTGCATTTACGCACCGCCCTACAGGAATAGCAATCGAAATTGACGAGAAAAACGTCCCATATCTCATGGCATCAGGTGCGTATACAATACCTTTTAGCTTTACAGGTCATCCGGTCGTGGTAATTCCGATTGGCTCGACTGAAAATGGATTACCCATCGGAATGCAAATAGTCGGTCAGCGGTGGTGCGAGATGAAATTACTGGCGATCGCGCAACACCTGCACCAAATCATCGGCGCTTTTCAACATCCCCCAGATTATTAG
- a CDS encoding DUF2382 domain-containing protein, whose protein sequence is MVLYKLEDFDPDYRDSFDGNDIKGYDVYTDVNNENVGTIKNILVDEAGHFRYFVVDTGFWIFGKEVLLPVGRARIDQGARRVVASGLTKEQVEALPEFSDDLRVDYDYEERVRGVYRPQTVESTAPLDAPTATTAGAVTPRANPEYDRDTYDYYQHDADLYNMNRQDQQSLKLYEERLVANKTRRKAGEVSIGKKVETETAQVSIPVEKEKVVVERTTPTDTQAVASPGSDAFREGEVARVELHEEAADVQKEAFVREEVKVKKVTEQDTVNAQETIRKEELDLGKSGNLNTDQRS, encoded by the coding sequence ATGGTTCTTTACAAACTGGAAGATTTCGATCCTGACTATCGTGATAGTTTCGATGGTAACGATATTAAAGGATACGACGTTTACACAGACGTAAATAACGAAAATGTTGGTACTATCAAAAATATCTTGGTAGATGAAGCCGGACACTTTCGCTACTTTGTAGTTGATACAGGTTTTTGGATTTTTGGTAAAGAAGTTCTATTACCTGTTGGTCGTGCGCGGATCGATCAAGGAGCAAGAAGAGTTGTTGCCTCAGGCTTGACAAAAGAGCAAGTCGAAGCTTTACCCGAATTTAGCGATGATTTGCGCGTAGATTACGATTATGAAGAGCGCGTACGTGGAGTCTATCGTCCACAAACAGTAGAGTCAACGGCACCCCTAGATGCACCTACAGCGACTACAGCAGGTGCAGTTACGCCGCGTGCCAATCCAGAATACGATCGCGATACCTACGACTACTACCAACACGACGCTGATCTATACAACATGAATCGGCAGGATCAGCAATCGCTTAAGCTTTATGAAGAGCGGTTAGTTGCTAATAAGACACGTAGAAAAGCAGGCGAAGTATCGATTGGCAAGAAGGTAGAAACTGAAACAGCGCAAGTTTCGATACCAGTAGAAAAAGAAAAAGTTGTTGTAGAACGCACGACGCCTACCGATACTCAAGCGGTCGCATCTCCTGGATCTGATGCTTTCCGCGAGGGTGAAGTGGCTCGCGTAGAATTGCACGAAGAAGCAGCAGATGTTCAAAAAGAAGCATTTGTGCGTGAAGAAGTTAAGGTGAAGAAAGTTACTGAACAAGACACTGTCAATGCCCAAGAAACAATTCGAAAAGAAGAGTTAGATTTAGGTAAATCAGGCAACTTGAATACTGACCAAAGAAGTTAG
- a CDS encoding carbon-nitrogen hydrolase family protein, protein MKPYLAAAIQMTSLPNLEKNLVQAEELIELAVRQGAKLVSLPENFSYLGEEAAKIAQASAIAQKSEKFLKTMAQRFQVTILGGGFPVPVDSTKVYNTALLIDPNGQELSRYHKVHLFDVNLPDGNTYRESSTVMAGNQLPPVYASTDLGNLGLSVCYDVRFPELYRHMALKGADVLFVPAAFTAYTGKDHWQVLLQARAIENTCYVIAPAQTGQHYALRQSHGHAMIVDPWGVILADAGNSPGVAIAEINPMRLDQVRRQMPSLQHSVFL, encoded by the coding sequence ATGAAGCCTTATCTTGCCGCCGCAATCCAAATGACAAGCCTGCCTAACCTAGAAAAAAACTTAGTTCAAGCAGAAGAATTAATCGAGCTTGCCGTGCGTCAAGGTGCCAAGTTAGTAAGTTTGCCAGAAAACTTTTCTTACTTGGGCGAGGAAGCAGCTAAGATTGCGCAAGCGAGTGCGATCGCGCAAAAGAGTGAAAAATTCCTCAAGACAATGGCGCAGCGCTTCCAAGTAACGATTCTTGGTGGTGGATTTCCGGTACCTGTAGATAGCACAAAAGTCTACAACACTGCTTTACTGATCGACCCCAATGGTCAAGAGCTCTCGCGCTATCACAAAGTTCATCTGTTTGACGTCAACTTACCCGACGGCAATACCTACCGCGAATCAAGTACAGTGATGGCGGGAAACCAACTACCCCCCGTTTACGCCTCTACAGATCTTGGTAATCTCGGACTTTCAGTATGCTACGACGTGCGATTTCCTGAACTATACCGCCATATGGCACTCAAAGGCGCAGATGTGCTCTTCGTTCCGGCTGCATTTACAGCATACACTGGGAAAGACCATTGGCAAGTGCTTCTACAAGCTAGAGCCATTGAGAATACTTGCTATGTTATTGCCCCTGCACAAACTGGACAACATTACGCCTTGCGCCAATCGCACGGACACGCGATGATCGTCGATCCTTGGGGAGTTATTCTCGCCGATGCTGGTAATTCACCAGGAGTTGCGATCGCTGAGATTAACCCGATGCGTTTAGACCAAGTCCGCAGACAAATGCCATCATTGCAGCACAGCGTGTTTCTTTAA
- a CDS encoding S-layer homology domain-containing protein — MSGFSTKDIALLSLGLTVVAPIVSIAPAIAQTTFPDVPQNYWARPFIESLTARNIIAGYPDGTFRPEQAVRRDEFAALVRRAFDTEQVRNLPDASVFNDVPENYWANPAIQEAYEQGFMDSENNNFRPREEIERAQALVILMRGLNLAPAQTQATAPQTTPGQTTPATRRRAQRGTIPFAIASLMQPVFSAVNQVAPAQASPTQTTTPPETQAAVSRPPSEIVSDYYVDAAQIPPNAVEDVARATEANIVVNYPNVRVLNPTEPLSRASAAAWIHQALVRLGRIEPLTPNVEATNYIVGRSTFENQ; from the coding sequence ATGTCTGGCTTTTCCACAAAAGATATAGCGCTATTAAGTTTAGGATTAACGGTAGTTGCTCCGATAGTGAGTATTGCACCCGCGATCGCGCAAACAACTTTTCCTGATGTTCCGCAAAATTATTGGGCGCGACCGTTCATCGAATCACTAACAGCACGAAACATCATTGCTGGCTATCCTGACGGTACATTTAGACCCGAACAAGCGGTGAGACGCGATGAATTTGCAGCACTTGTGCGTAGGGCATTTGATACGGAACAGGTGCGCAATCTTCCTGACGCCAGTGTATTTAATGACGTCCCTGAAAATTACTGGGCAAATCCGGCAATTCAAGAAGCCTACGAGCAAGGCTTCATGGACTCTGAAAATAACAATTTCCGCCCTAGGGAAGAGATTGAACGAGCACAAGCGCTTGTCATTTTGATGCGCGGACTGAATTTAGCACCCGCACAAACGCAAGCAACCGCACCGCAAACGACTCCAGGACAAACAACGCCAGCTACTCGCCGTCGCGCGCAACGAGGTACAATTCCGTTTGCGATCGCATCTTTAATGCAGCCTGTATTTAGTGCAGTCAATCAAGTTGCACCGGCGCAAGCATCGCCAACGCAAACCACAACTCCACCTGAAACGCAAGCAGCCGTTAGCCGCCCACCTTCGGAAATTGTCAGCGACTACTATGTTGACGCAGCACAAATTCCCCCAAATGCAGTTGAAGATGTTGCTAGAGCAACGGAAGCCAATATCGTTGTCAACTATCCCAACGTCCGCGTTTTGAATCCTACTGAACCTCTAAGCCGCGCCAGCGCAGCTGCATGGATTCATCAAGCACTCGTTCGTCTGGGTAGAATTGAGCCTCTCACTCCAAATGTAGAAGCGACAAATTATATCGTTGGTCGTTCTACGTTTGAAAATCAATAA
- the glyS gene encoding glycine--tRNA ligase subunit beta has translation MPSFLLEVGTEELPADFVESAIQQWRSLIPQSLQENSLSASSIDVYGTPRRLAVVIQGLPPQQPDREEEIKGPPAQAAFKDGQPTKAAEGFAKKQGVTIEALKIRATDKGDFVFVQQRIPGRTTAELLTELVPQWITKLEGKRLMRWGDGDLRFARPIVWLVALLDAAVLPVELGNGSKTIKSDRFSLGHRVLSPEKVTIHHPNNYVDILRQAFVEVNPQQRQIQIQEQTAAAAQKVNGSTHIYPDLLAEVTNLVEFPNAVVGSFDDEFLNLPAEVITTVMVTQQRYFPVFKTSNSEELLPYFITISNGDPTKSDIIAAGNARVIRARLADGQFFYKTDLSKPLESYLPQLETVTFQEDLGSVRDKVTRLSKIAELICAQLVLSENDCRLIQRAALLCKADLVTQMVYEFPELQGVMGQKYALASGEPEAVATAIFEHYLPRSASDRLPSTITGQVVGLADRLDTLVSIFGLGMIPTGSSDPFALRRAANAIINIIWSANLQINLQQLLEQVATDFVTAHPQARCDELVRQLQEFFLQRLRTQLQEEKAVDYDLVNAVLGDNDSEYKLRALKDLLDVRDRALFLQSIRNNGELEKVYDTVNRSTRLAAQGDLNTSELDPHLIKQELFQKSSEQAFYDALVQLAPKTIAARASRDYQQLITALAEIAPKVSNFFDGPDSVLVMDPDPEIRRNRLNLLGLLRNHARVLADFGAIVKT, from the coding sequence ATGCCTAGTTTTTTATTGGAAGTTGGTACCGAAGAATTACCTGCTGATTTTGTGGAAAGTGCGATTCAACAATGGCGATCGCTGATTCCGCAGAGTTTGCAAGAAAATAGCTTGTCGGCAAGTTCGATTGATGTTTACGGTACTCCTCGACGGTTAGCTGTTGTCATTCAAGGATTACCTCCGCAACAACCGGATCGCGAGGAAGAAATTAAAGGTCCACCCGCGCAAGCGGCGTTTAAAGATGGACAACCAACAAAGGCGGCAGAAGGATTTGCCAAGAAACAAGGTGTTACCATTGAAGCACTGAAAATTCGCGCTACAGATAAGGGCGATTTTGTCTTTGTACAACAACGCATCCCCGGACGAACAACCGCTGAATTGTTAACCGAGTTAGTACCGCAGTGGATTACAAAGTTAGAAGGTAAGCGCTTGATGCGTTGGGGTGACGGTGATTTGCGGTTTGCACGACCGATTGTCTGGCTAGTGGCGTTACTCGATGCTGCTGTCTTACCAGTAGAGCTAGGAAACGGATCGAAAACAATTAAGAGCGATCGCTTTAGTCTTGGACACCGCGTTTTGTCGCCAGAAAAAGTAACAATCCACCATCCTAATAACTATGTAGATATACTACGACAAGCTTTCGTTGAAGTCAACCCACAGCAGCGACAAATTCAAATTCAAGAACAGACAGCAGCTGCTGCCCAAAAAGTTAATGGAAGTACGCATATCTATCCCGATTTACTAGCAGAAGTAACAAATTTAGTCGAGTTTCCCAATGCTGTTGTTGGCAGTTTTGACGATGAGTTTTTAAACTTACCTGCAGAGGTTATTACAACAGTAATGGTGACTCAGCAGCGATATTTTCCTGTATTTAAAACTAGTAATTCTGAGGAACTGTTACCCTATTTTATTACCATTTCTAATGGCGATCCGACAAAGTCAGATATCATTGCTGCGGGCAATGCAAGAGTAATCCGCGCTCGATTAGCTGACGGTCAATTCTTCTATAAAACCGACTTATCAAAACCATTAGAGAGCTATCTACCACAACTTGAAACGGTGACTTTTCAAGAAGATTTAGGTTCAGTTCGCGATAAAGTCACGCGATTAAGTAAGATTGCCGAACTCATTTGCGCGCAATTAGTGCTATCAGAAAATGACTGCAGATTAATTCAACGCGCTGCATTGTTATGCAAAGCTGACTTAGTGACGCAAATGGTATACGAATTTCCCGAACTCCAAGGAGTTATGGGGCAAAAGTATGCTTTAGCAAGTGGCGAACCCGAAGCTGTGGCTACTGCCATATTTGAACATTACTTACCACGTAGTGCCAGCGATCGCCTACCAAGCACAATCACAGGTCAAGTAGTTGGTTTAGCCGATCGACTCGACACTTTAGTCAGCATTTTTGGCTTGGGTATGATTCCGACCGGTTCATCCGATCCTTTTGCATTAAGACGCGCAGCGAATGCAATAATTAATATCATATGGAGTGCCAACTTACAAATTAACTTACAGCAGCTACTAGAGCAAGTAGCTACAGATTTTGTCACTGCGCATCCTCAAGCGCGATGCGATGAATTAGTACGCCAACTCCAAGAGTTTTTCTTACAACGCCTGCGCACCCAACTTCAAGAAGAAAAAGCAGTTGATTACGATCTAGTCAACGCTGTTTTAGGAGATAATGACTCGGAGTACAAACTCCGAGCGTTAAAAGATTTATTAGACGTGCGCGATCGCGCTTTATTTCTGCAGTCAATTCGTAACAATGGTGAGTTAGAAAAAGTTTACGATACAGTAAATCGTTCAACTAGGTTAGCTGCACAAGGAGATTTAAATACTAGCGAATTAGATCCGCACTTAATCAAACAAGAACTTTTTCAAAAATCATCTGAACAAGCATTTTATGATGCCCTAGTACAACTTGCACCAAAAACAATTGCTGCCCGTGCCTCGCGCGACTATCAACAATTAATCACAGCATTAGCAGAAATTGCTCCTAAAGTAAGTAACTTTTTCGATGGACCAGACAGCGTTTTAGTTATGGATCCTGACCCAGAAATTAGACGTAATCGCTTAAACTTACTGGGACTATTGCGCAACCACGCTCGTGTATTAGCAGACTTTGGTGCAATTGTTAAAACTTAG
- a CDS encoding thioredoxin family protein, giving the protein MVKTASTMLPLGTQAPNFELPDVVSGQTISLSSFAGKPLLVMFICQHCPFVKHVKSELANIGKDYAASNLGIVAISSNDINKYPDDAPEQLKVMAEEAGFLFPICFDESQEVAKAYTAACTPDFFLFDADHKLVYRGQLDDSRPSNGIPVTGKDLRAAIDATLSGKSVNFDQKPSIGCNIKWKPGNEPSYYN; this is encoded by the coding sequence ATGGTAAAAACTGCTTCAACTATGTTGCCTTTAGGTACGCAAGCACCAAACTTTGAGTTACCAGATGTCGTAAGCGGACAGACAATTTCACTATCAAGTTTTGCGGGAAAGCCACTGCTAGTCATGTTTATCTGTCAGCACTGTCCGTTTGTCAAACACGTCAAATCAGAACTTGCAAACATAGGCAAGGACTACGCTGCTAGCAATCTTGGAATCGTGGCGATTAGCTCTAACGATATCAATAAATACCCAGATGATGCACCGGAACAATTAAAAGTCATGGCGGAAGAAGCTGGGTTTTTATTTCCCATATGCTTTGATGAAAGCCAAGAAGTTGCTAAGGCTTACACTGCAGCTTGCACGCCAGATTTCTTTTTATTCGATGCTGACCATAAGTTAGTTTATCGCGGTCAGTTAGATGATAGCCGACCGAGTAACGGCATACCCGTAACTGGTAAAGATTTGCGCGCAGCAATTGATGCAACTTTAAGTGGAAAGTCTGTAAATTTTGATCAAAAACCCAGTATTGGATGCAATATTAAATGGAAACCTGGCAACGAACCAAGCTACTACAATTAA